A single Fusobacterium simiae DNA region contains:
- the pip gene encoding prolyl aminopeptidase gives MQNYDFYPAIEPFKSYMLPVSDVHSIYVEECGNPNGEPIIFLHGGPGAGFGKKARRFFDPEYYHIILFDQRGCGKSIPFLETKENNIFYSIKDMEKIKLHIGIDKWTIFAGSFGTTVALTYAIHYPEKVKKMILQGILLATESDLNWYFQEGISEIYPSEFKIFKEFIPKEEQSNLLEAYYKRFFSDDINLRNEAVKIWSRFQLRTMESENIMSLDEEIQDSEISLALIEAHYFYNNMFWEDKNYILNRVEKIKDIPIQIAHGRFDLNARVVSAYKLSEKLNNYELIIVEGVGHSPFTEKMSRVLIKFLEDTKKL, from the coding sequence ATGCAAAATTATGATTTTTATCCAGCAATAGAACCTTTTAAATCGTATATGCTTCCTGTAAGTGATGTTCATAGTATCTATGTAGAAGAATGTGGAAATCCAAATGGAGAGCCTATAATTTTTTTACATGGTGGACCAGGAGCAGGATTTGGTAAAAAAGCTAGAAGATTTTTTGATCCAGAATATTATCATATAATTTTATTTGATCAAAGAGGATGTGGTAAAAGTATTCCTTTTCTTGAAACTAAAGAAAATAATATTTTTTATTCTATTAAAGATATGGAAAAAATAAAATTACACATTGGTATTGATAAATGGACTATATTTGCTGGAAGTTTTGGAACAACTGTTGCTTTAACTTATGCTATTCACTACCCAGAAAAAGTAAAAAAAATGATTTTACAAGGGATACTCTTAGCTACCGAAAGTGATTTAAACTGGTATTTTCAAGAAGGAATTTCAGAAATTTATCCATCAGAATTTAAAATATTTAAAGAATTTATTCCAAAAGAAGAACAAAGTAATTTACTTGAAGCTTATTATAAAAGATTCTTTTCTGATGACATTAATCTTAGAAATGAAGCTGTTAAAATTTGGAGTCGTTTTCAATTGAGAACAATGGAATCTGAAAATATTATGTCTTTAGACGAAGAAATTCAAGATTCTGAAATTTCTCTTGCTCTTATAGAAGCACATTATTTCTATAATAATATGTTTTGGGAAGATAAAAATTACATATTGAATAGAGTTGAAAAAATCAAAGATATCCCAATTCAAATAGCTCATGGAAGATTTGATTTAAATGCAAGAGTTGTTTCTGCATATAAATTGTCTGAAAAACTTAATAATTATGAACTTATAATAGTTGAAGGAGTTGGTCATTCTCCTTTTACAGAAAAAATGAGTAGAGTTCTTATAAAATTTTTAGAAGATACAAAAAAATTATAA
- a CDS encoding DUF1576 domain-containing protein, producing the protein MDKITQRMKQIEILTIVLFMLILIFFIIYVINEHENIFLGMYKIITSPAILVTDFIHVGGIGAAFFNAILIFSFNFFLVKLFKVKITGITIAAFFTVFGFSFFGKNILNILPFYLGGILYSVYTSTDFSEHIVSIAFSSALAPFVSSIAFYGEISFETSYINAILIGVLIGFIVVPLAKSLYDFHEGYDLYNLGFTAGILGSVIIAVLKLYHFEITPQFLLSIEYDIPLKILCSSVFISLIIIGFYINDNSFSGYLSLIKDDGYKSDFTQKYGYGLTLINMGIMGFISIVFVMITGQTFNGPVLAALFTVVGFSANGKTIFNTLPILIGVLLASLGSKGSIFTLAISGLFGTALAPISGIFGPIAGIIAGWLHLAVVQNVGLVHGGLNLYNNGFSAGIVAGFLLPIFNMITDNNNQRKMNIQRKHMNFLKAVQTNIKKRMDEKENKENK; encoded by the coding sequence ATGGATAAAATCACCCAGAGAATGAAACAAATTGAAATTTTAACTATTGTTTTATTTATGTTAATTTTAATATTTTTCATTATCTATGTTATTAATGAACATGAAAATATATTTTTAGGAATGTATAAAATAATCACTTCCCCTGCTATTTTAGTTACTGACTTTATACATGTAGGTGGAATAGGGGCTGCCTTTTTTAATGCAATCTTAATTTTTTCTTTTAATTTTTTCTTAGTAAAATTATTTAAAGTAAAAATTACTGGAATAACAATTGCTGCTTTCTTCACAGTTTTTGGGTTTTCTTTTTTTGGAAAAAATATTTTAAATATTCTTCCTTTTTATTTAGGTGGAATTTTATATAGTGTCTATACCTCAACAGATTTCTCAGAACATATTGTTTCCATTGCATTTTCAAGTGCTTTAGCACCTTTTGTAAGTAGTATTGCATTCTATGGAGAGATCTCTTTTGAAACATCATATATAAATGCAATCTTAATTGGAGTTTTAATTGGTTTTATAGTAGTTCCTTTGGCAAAAAGTCTTTATGATTTTCATGAAGGTTATGATTTGTATAATTTAGGTTTTACAGCAGGTATCCTTGGGTCTGTCATTATTGCAGTTCTAAAATTATATCATTTTGAAATAACTCCACAATTTTTATTATCAATAGAATATGATATACCTTTAAAAATCTTATGTTCCTCTGTTTTTATATCTTTGATTATTATTGGTTTTTATATAAATGATAATTCATTTTCAGGATATTTAAGTTTGATAAAAGATGATGGTTATAAATCTGATTTTACTCAAAAATATGGATATGGATTAACATTGATAAACATGGGAATAATGGGTTTTATAAGTATAGTATTTGTTATGATAACAGGGCAAACTTTTAATGGTCCAGTTTTAGCAGCACTTTTTACTGTTGTAGGCTTTTCTGCAAATGGAAAAACTATTTTTAATACTCTTCCAATATTAATTGGTGTTTTACTTGCAAGTTTAGGTAGTAAAGGAAGTATTTTTACCTTAGCTATATCTGGATTATTTGGCACTGCACTTGCCCCAATATCTGGTATTTTTGGACCTATTGCAGGAATAATAGCAGGGTGGCTACATTTAGCAGTGGTACAAAATGTAGGTTTAGTCCATGGTGGTCTTAATTTATATAATAATGGATTTTCTGCAGGAATTGTAGCAGGTTTTTTACTCCCTATATTTAATATGATAACAGATAACAATAATCAAAGAAAAATGAATATTCAAAGAAAGCATATGAATTTTTTAAAAGCTGTACAAACAAATATAAAAAAGAGAATGGATGAAAAAGAAAATAAGGAGAACAAATGA
- a CDS encoding murein L,D-transpeptidase catalytic domain family protein encodes MKKVLLFFCMLLIINNNFAEENVVTENIQNPVEQEPQKIILDVKSVYDSLNIKNKIDYSIFQKAYLGYVQISNKNPGILIIIDYTKPSNEERFYVLDLDKKKLVYSTRVAHSKNSGLEIPLQFSDDPNSYQSSLGFFVTLGEYNGAYGYSLRLKGLEENINANAEDRAIVIHGGDIVEDEYIKKFGFAGRSLGCPVLPHSLTREIIDYIKHGRVLFIYGNDEEYIDNSLYLSKLAPIFEGNPKNIVEIEKPIEVQKTSPTVTTIVTTAPSVPVVDDKIDNINREAVIAETNITKIFEIIKQEAKYTNNIDNNKVSYTELLKGIIQEKSNKVPAEKNSTENENLEDEKKDNQEKVIEQTVINDSSETKQEENDTNIQQNVNIQEQENKKEERKYPEEVTKKSLGLGVKLK; translated from the coding sequence TTGAAAAAAGTATTGTTATTTTTTTGTATGTTATTGATAATTAATAATAATTTTGCAGAAGAAAATGTTGTAACTGAAAATATCCAAAATCCTGTGGAACAAGAACCACAAAAAATAATTTTAGATGTAAAATCAGTATATGATTCTTTAAATATTAAAAATAAAATAGATTATTCTATTTTTCAAAAAGCATATTTAGGTTATGTACAGATTTCAAATAAAAATCCTGGAATTTTAATAATAATAGATTATACAAAACCTTCAAATGAGGAAAGATTTTATGTATTAGATTTGGATAAGAAAAAACTTGTTTATTCAACCCGTGTAGCACATTCTAAAAATTCAGGATTAGAAATTCCTTTACAATTTTCAGATGACCCTAACTCCTATCAAAGTTCATTAGGTTTCTTTGTAACATTAGGGGAATATAATGGAGCTTATGGATATTCTTTAAGATTAAAAGGACTTGAAGAAAATATAAATGCCAATGCAGAAGATAGGGCTATTGTTATCCATGGTGGAGATATAGTTGAAGATGAATATATTAAAAAGTTTGGATTTGCTGGAAGAAGTTTAGGTTGCCCTGTATTACCTCATTCTTTAACTAGAGAAATAATAGATTATATTAAACATGGAAGAGTTTTATTTATCTATGGTAATGATGAAGAATATATTGATAATAGTTTATATTTGAGTAAATTAGCCCCTATATTTGAAGGAAATCCAAAAAATATTGTTGAGATTGAGAAGCCAATTGAAGTTCAAAAAACTTCTCCAACAGTTACAACAATTGTAACTACAGCTCCAAGTGTACCTGTTGTAGATGATAAAATAGATAATATTAATCGTGAAGCTGTAATTGCTGAGACTAACATTACAAAGATTTTTGAAATTATAAAGCAAGAAGCTAAATATACAAATAATATAGATAATAATAAGGTATCTTACACTGAATTATTAAAGGGTATAATCCAAGAAAAAAGTAATAAAGTACCAGCAGAAAAAAATTCTACTGAAAATGAAAATTTAGAAGATGAAAAAAAAGATAATCAAGAAAAAGTAATAGAACAAACTGTCATAAATGATTCTTCTGAAACTAAGCAAGAAGAGAATGATACAAATATTCAACAAAATGTGAATATACAAGAACAAGAAAATAAAAAAGAAGAAAGAAAATATCCAGAAGAAGTTACTAAAAAGAGTTTAGGATTAGGGGTTAAATTAAAGTAA
- the gatB gene encoding Asp-tRNA(Asn)/Glu-tRNA(Gln) amidotransferase subunit GatB: MIKEWESVIGLEVHLQLKTGTKVWCGCKSDYDESGINLHTCPICLGHPGALPKLNKKVVDYAVKAALALNCQINNESGFDRKNYFYPDAPKNYQITQFEKSYAEKGYIEFKLNSGKQVKIGITKVQIEEDTAKAIHGKNESYLNFNRASIPLIEIISEPDMRNSEEAYEYLNTLKNIIKYTKVSDVSMETGSLRCDANISVMEKGSKVFGTRVEVKNLNSFKAVARAIDYEIGRQIELIQNGGTVDQETRLWDEENQITRVMRSKEEAMDYRYFNEPDLLKLVITDKEIEEIKKDMPETRLAKIERFKTNYSLDEKDAFILTEEVELSDYFEEVVKYSNNAKLSSNWILTEVLRVLKHKNINIEKFTISSENLAKIIKLIDKNTISSKIAKEVFEISLEDSRDPEIIVKEKGMLQLSDTSEIEKMVNEVLTNNQKMIEDYKSADEGRKPRVLKGIVGQVMKISKGKANPEIVNELIMEKLK, translated from the coding sequence ATGATAAAAGAATGGGAGTCAGTAATAGGACTGGAAGTTCACTTACAATTAAAAACAGGTACTAAAGTATGGTGTGGTTGTAAATCTGACTATGATGAAAGCGGAATAAATTTACATACTTGTCCAATTTGTTTAGGACATCCTGGAGCACTTCCAAAATTAAATAAAAAAGTAGTAGATTATGCTGTTAAGGCAGCTCTTGCTCTTAATTGTCAAATAAATAATGAAAGTGGTTTTGATAGGAAAAATTATTTCTATCCAGATGCACCTAAAAACTATCAAATTACACAATTTGAAAAATCTTATGCTGAAAAAGGATATATAGAATTTAAGCTAAATTCTGGAAAACAAGTAAAAATTGGAATAACTAAGGTACAAATTGAAGAGGATACAGCTAAAGCTATTCATGGAAAAAATGAATCTTATTTAAATTTTAATAGAGCCTCTATACCTTTAATTGAAATTATATCTGAACCAGATATGAGAAATTCAGAAGAGGCTTATGAATACTTAAATACTTTAAAAAATATAATAAAATATACAAAAGTTAGTGATGTATCTATGGAAACAGGTTCTTTAAGATGTGATGCCAACATTTCTGTTATGGAAAAAGGCTCTAAGGTCTTTGGAACAAGAGTAGAAGTAAAAAACTTAAATTCATTTAAAGCTGTTGCAAGAGCAATAGATTATGAAATTGGTAGGCAAATTGAGCTTATCCAAAATGGTGGAACAGTAGACCAAGAAACTAGACTTTGGGATGAAGAAAATCAAATAACAAGAGTTATGAGATCAAAAGAAGAGGCTATGGATTATAGATATTTTAATGAACCTGATTTATTAAAACTTGTTATAACTGATAAAGAAATTGAAGAGATAAAAAAAGATATGCCCGAAACTAGACTTGCAAAAATTGAAAGATTTAAAACTAATTATAGTTTAGATGAAAAAGATGCTTTTATCTTAACAGAAGAAGTTGAACTTTCAGATTATTTTGAAGAAGTTGTAAAATATTCAAATAATGCTAAGCTAAGTTCAAATTGGATTCTAACAGAAGTTTTAAGAGTTTTAAAGCATAAAAATATTAATATAGAAAAATTTACTATAAGCAGTGAAAATCTTGCAAAAATAATAAAATTAATAGATAAAAATACTATTTCTTCTAAAATAGCAAAAGAAGTTTTTGAAATATCTCTTGAAGATTCAAGAGATCCTGAAATCATTGTAAAAGAAAAAGGAATGCTTCAACTATCTGATACAAGTGAAATAGAAAAAATGGTTAATGAAGTTTTAACTAATAATCAAAAAATGATTGAAGATTATAAATCTGCTGATGAAGGTAGAAAACCAAGAGTGCTTAAGGGAATAGTAGGACAAGTTATGAAAATTTCTAAGGGAAAAGCAAATCCTGAAATTGTAAATGAACTAATTATGGAGAAATTAAAATAA
- a CDS encoding NUDIX hydrolase has translation MKILDIPNLKFLKVGVDTDPLNKNNLEYLEKQNAIAALILNHSEDKVLFVNQYRAGVHNYIYEVPAGLIENNEEPIIALEREVREETGYKREDYDIIYDSNTGFLVSPGYTTEKIYIYIIKLKSDDIIPLDLKLDETENLYTKWIDIRDAGKLTLDMKTIFSLHIYTNLLK, from the coding sequence ATGAAAATATTAGATATACCTAATTTAAAATTTTTAAAAGTTGGAGTTGATACTGATCCTTTAAACAAGAATAATTTAGAATATTTAGAAAAACAAAATGCTATTGCTGCTTTAATTTTAAATCATTCTGAGGATAAAGTCTTATTTGTAAATCAATATAGAGCTGGCGTTCATAATTATATCTATGAAGTTCCTGCTGGACTTATTGAAAATAATGAGGAACCTATTATTGCTCTTGAAAGGGAAGTTAGAGAGGAAACAGGATATAAAAGAGAAGATTATGATATTATCTATGATAGTAACACAGGATTTTTAGTTTCACCTGGATATACAACAGAAAAAATATATATCTATATAATAAAATTAAAATCTGATGATATTATACCTTTGGATTTAAAACTTGATGAAACAGAAAATTTATATACAAAATGGATAGATATTAGAGATGCAGGAAAATTAACTCTTGATATGAAAACTATATTTTCTTTGCATATCTATACTAATTTATTAAAATAG
- a CDS encoding asparaginase — protein sequence MEDKVLIINTGGTIGMVGKPLRPAYNWSEITKEYSMLEKFPTDYYQFEKLIDSSDVTVEFWLKLVEVIEKNYDKYLGFVILHGTDTMAYTGSMLSFLLKNLSKPVILTGAQAPMINPRSDGLQNLINSIYIAGHKLFNIPLIPEVCICFRDSLLRANRSKKTDSNNYYGFSSPNYNPLAEIGTEIKVISDRILKKPTEKFYVIKNIDANVLLLELFPGLNSKYISDFIESNKNIKALILKTYGSGNTPTSEEFIETLKFISKKGIPILDITQCISGSVKMPLYESTDKLAKLGIINGSDITSEAGLTKMMYLLGKKLSLQEIKNAFASSICGEQTV from the coding sequence ATGGAAGATAAAGTTCTTATAATAAATACAGGTGGTACTATTGGAATGGTTGGAAAACCTTTAAGACCTGCCTATAATTGGTCTGAAATTACTAAGGAATATTCAATGTTAGAAAAATTTCCAACAGATTATTACCAATTTGAAAAATTGATAGATTCATCAGATGTTACAGTAGAATTTTGGTTAAAATTAGTAGAAGTGATAGAAAAAAACTATGATAAATATTTAGGCTTTGTAATATTACATGGTACGGATACTATGGCTTATACAGGTTCTATGTTATCATTTTTATTAAAAAATTTATCAAAACCCGTAATTTTAACAGGAGCACAGGCTCCAATGATAAACCCTAGAAGTGATGGTTTACAAAATCTAATAAATTCTATCTATATTGCAGGGCATAAATTATTTAATATTCCTTTAATTCCAGAGGTATGCATATGTTTTAGAGATAGTTTATTGAGAGCTAATAGGAGTAAAAAAACAGATAGTAATAATTACTATGGCTTTTCATCTCCAAATTACAATCCTTTAGCAGAAATAGGTACTGAAATAAAGGTTATCTCAGATAGAATATTAAAAAAGCCAACAGAAAAATTTTATGTTATAAAAAACATAGATGCTAATGTTTTATTATTGGAACTATTTCCAGGTTTAAATTCAAAGTATATATCTGATTTCATTGAAAGTAATAAAAATATAAAAGCTTTAATATTAAAAACTTATGGAAGTGGAAATACACCAACAAGTGAAGAATTTATTGAAACTTTAAAATTCATATCTAAAAAAGGAATTCCTATTTTGGATATAACACAATGTATTTCAGGAAGTGTGAAAATGCCACTTTATGAGTCTACTGATAAACTTGCAAAATTAGGTATTATAAATGGAAGTGATATAACTTCTGAAGCAGGTTTAACTAAAATGATGTATTTACTAGGAAAAAAATTAAGTCTACAAGAAATTAAAAATGCTTTTGCAAGTTCAATCTGTGGAGAACAGACTGTATAA